AGAGGAATTATAAACGCAAACCTGACTAGGAACTTCGGAAGAGCGATGATCTCTTACACGTGCAATCAAACAAAAACTATGGGAGACCCAGAATGACCTGTGGAGATCTCAAGCTGAGATAAGCAGAGGCCTGCTCCAGCAGACTGCAAGTCGACTGCTATAGGTTGCATTAAGACGGCCCGGCAAGGAGGCCTGCCACTCGGAGCCCAGCTAGGAGGTCTGCCACACAAAGCCTGGCAAGGAGGCCCACCACGCTGAGCCTGGCGAGGAGGCCCGCCACGCAGAGGTGGACGTACTGTCGCGCCGAGGCATCTGCTGAGCCCATCAGCGTAAAGGCCTGATTTATGTCCCATGTCATAGGAGCACCGCTGGGGCGGCCGGCCTCATATTTCCTTCTAGACGTGATCAAGATGAGGTCACAGCACTTCATAAAATAACATTTGGGTTTTCTAACCTTTCTAATGTGGGCAGTTTCATGGGACCCCTGACTACGTATAAAGGCAAACTCAAGTTCTGGGATTTGGTCGCCGTTTTCCAGCTCAGTATTACACACATAGATGAAAGTGGCTTTTCAGGAATGAATTAAGTGCGATACTTATGCTCTTCTTTTGGGAGTAAGTCATTTCTGTCTGAGTATCTGACACTAAGGCAACAAACTTCTTTATTTTATCAGGGTTCGAGGCCGTAGGGATTTTCTGGACAAACTTCAGACAAGCATGTGTGGGATTCCTCCGTTTATATGGTGTCAGCATGGGAATTGTTCTAATATGACTATCCTAAAAAAAAGGCTTTTTAACATCATTACACACTTATCAGCATCTATAAAACGCATTTTTCTCATTAAAACATATGTCGTGCCTTTTGAAAGGCATATGGAGTAcgtttttgtacatttttgagCAGCGGCGTTCTGAATCCAgatgccagtgtgtgtgtgcttggcGGCAGCCATGGCGGATCGGTACCTCGCAGGTAGTAGCAGTCCCCAGTCTGCAGGGGAACCGCCAGGCCCGGGGTGTTGATGTCCCAGGCCACCTTCAGTCCCAGACGCCAGGGGGCCCGGCCCGCGTCTTCAGAGCTGCCACCTGTACACAGCGCCAACGTCAGGGCACATTCAGCTAATGTCAGCATCTGGCATTTAATGGCACGCAACACATTAACACAATGCCAGTGGTGCAAAATGTCTAATATCAATCATCTATTAGATAAACAAAATTTACAATAAAGGCAGCTCTCAACTCATGTAAAACCAACTTATTCAAatccggaaaaaaaaaatggtttacTGAAGCGCTAATGCAAATGCTATACATTGTAAATATATTTACACTTTATCTCATCAtttatataatacctatttagTATTACTAATATATTTTTGCCTTATCTGTTTTTTGCTATAGAGCAATGGTAGGCAACCATTATCCTGGAGTGATAGCATCCAGTGGGTTTTCTATCCTATTGGATGAGTTACTACCTGCCTGAGATTAGATGTGGGTCATCAGCAGAAGTGGTgatttcaggtccagaccaagattttgttttaaccaaccagttgagtactctgtgactatgactcaactagttgaaacaaaatcttggtctggatttgtactctctggacctgaaatctccacctctggtcaTCAGAGACCTGGTAGGATGGACAACCTGCTGGATAATGGCACTCCAGGAATCAGGGTTGCCTACCACTGTTATAAGGTGTCTTAAATGACATGGGGGAGGTAAATccaaccaaaataaaatttcacttaCATAAAGGTTTGTGGAACAAATTCCTTCCATGAGTCAAGATCTGCCTGGATGTTCTATCTTTAATGGTATGAACGTaaactgaaacaaaaccttTGGCTTTGGAGTCACTCATTAGTTAGAATAAATCAAGGTTTGTTAGCTATGCTGAGCAGCAGTAGTGTGTGAACGGATGGAAATGGACATGGAGAATCGGCAGAGTAATTAAGGGCCCACCATTCCACGACACCGTTTCACAAGCAGGGTCATAGCACCTCCTCCCGGCTCCGCCACCAAATGCTAAGCAAATGCGAAAACAAGATCTGCTCGACGCTCTTCACAAAAATCAATACTAAACTCCTTCCACGGCTCCCTGGCTCTCCCGTCATCCTTTTCCTCCCGCTTCCCAGATAAATTGTAAGAAAATGCTTTCCGAAAGCTGCAAATGACATTGCTCTCAAACATTCCAGTGTAATAGAGTATAAAAACCCCAGGTAGactctgagagagagagagagagagagagggggagagagagagctacCTTTAGAATTTTATTAACTGTCATatatcattttttaaaagaaaacttTGCCACCCCGAGATCCAATTCCAGTTCTAACTAGGCGACTGACAGATGTGAGCTCCGCTAATTCACGCTGCTGCAACACCTCATTCTCCTTCTTTTCCCCTTTTCTCTCCAAAAAACAAACATCGGTCCAGCACCTCCCAGGTACCCGACAGGTCACCAAAGCCACTTTTTAAGCAGTCAGCTGAAATACTCCAGCTGATTTGACCCCTACAACCTTCCAGGAGTGAGACAGGATTAGCCCTAACCCCTGTTGTTTCTGATTAGGACATGAAACAACTATGCAAAACGGCAGTGAAATAAAATTGgtaaataacacaaaaaaacaaattcaaaatTAAAACTGACAAAAACAAGTTAGATTAAATGACAGGGGCCATATTTATATTGCAAAGGCTAAAGAGAAGGCCACAGTGTACTTGAAGCAGGCCGTTCCCCACATAACAGTTCAAAATATGTCAGAAAATTGTCTTGACCTTGTCCAGCAGATTTTATTCTGAACTGCTGTTCTTTCAAAAATGTGTGAAATGTCACAGACAGCAGGACTTAGATTGTGATGTTTTCACCAAAGATTATAAAAGCAGTCGGGCAGTAAATTAAATTTACTTCCTACAGTAATTTTTTTACTTGGTAACCAATATttgaaaattgttttttttttttttttaatacaatataCTTTTTACTGACTCAAAAGAATAAAAGTATTCCTTAAGTGCCTTGAAAACGAAACTACCACCAAAGCCTGTAAGAGGCAATATCCAGAACCCAGCTAGGAAAGCTGTGAAAAAcctgcacattttatttacttcaAACACAGAACAGCTGCGTGCAAAGCTATGCTAATCTGCCGCAGCGGGCTgagccctcccccacccccttacCCTCAACTTTGTCATCCTGgcagctgtagttatacacggCGACCGAGGAAAACGACACCAGGTTCTCGTCGTGGTGCCAGCCCACCGCCATCTTGCCCATGCCATAGTAGGGCTCTTCCTTCAGCTGGTCCATGGTGGTCGGGTCCATGTAGTTCAGCAGGGTTACATTAAACTGGGCCGTGACGGGGGAGCCCTTGGAGCACTGTGCCTGGGGAGACCCCCCGCCAGCCTCGGCCTCTTTGGGTCCCTGCTCATGGTCGCTAGCCTCCTCTATGCGGTACACGTCTTTGCAGAAGAAGTGGTTCAGCTCCCAGAGTGCCTTGCAGGCTGCCCTCAGCTCCTGGTCGCAGCAGGCCTTGTCCTTGTTCTCCGCTTCCTCCAGAGCCTCACCCTGTGACTTGTCTTCCTGCTCCCCTTCCTTCcgctcctccacctcctcactGTGCCAGGGGATGGTGAAGAGGCGGGTGTTCAGGTAGCGGTAGGTATAGCCCGGCAGGCCCAGGAGAGCGCGGGAGACTGAGGTGAAGACGTCACGGCCTCGCACCCGCACAAGGTCACGCAGCAGGCAGCCGCGGCCACGCAAGGAGCAGAGGGCGGCCTGCACGCGGCCGTGCAGGTCAGGGGGCAGGCCGTCAGCCCGTCGTAGGACCAGGCCGGGGTAACTGGACTCCCACTGCGCCAACACAGAGTACGCAGTCAGGGTGGAGCTCGCTGGCAAGCCAAATCCATACCGAGCTACTactaagaatgattcattactAACCATTTATATATACTATACAGTATACAACAGACATAcacactatatggccaaaagtatgtggacaccccTGTTAGTCAGAGGGAATTGGCCAATTAAGCAACACCAATTGTCATTAAGCACACAGTCACTTAATCTCCTGCAAcaaacattagcagcagaatGGGTGGTTGTACAGGAGAGGTTAGTGACTTTCCACTTGGCACCACCATAGGACTATAGCCTGCTAGGGCTGCCCTGGTCAGCTGCAGGTGAAGTGATTGTGAAGGTCAATACATCTAGGATCAAGTTCAGTTCTGAAGTGGTCGGCCACACAGAAAGGAACCTGATCAACAATACATCAATACTCAACCTGAATGGCAGTGAATCCCACCAACACCACCTAATGGAAAGCCTTCCTTGAAAGGTGGAGGTTATTATAGTAACAATGGGCTGATtaacttcatattaatacccttGGTTTCCGAATGAGATGttggacaagctggtgtccacatacttttggacATAAAGTGTATTTCCCACTCAGGTTCTTTAATCACAGATCGAGCCAGTGTCACAACTAAGCAAACACCGTAAAACAGGAGCGAGATGCCATGTTTatttcccagcatcctctgcCTGATCGGTGCAGGCCTGCGGCATAGAGCGGGTCCACTCACCAGCTGCTGAAAGCCCGAGTCTGCAGGTGAGAGGAAGGGGATTCGCTGCCCGCCCAGCTCCTGCAGAAGCTTCTGTCTCTAGAGACGGGGAACACATAGCCGATGATAGCTGTGCTGAGATGCTAGtggcaacaacacaataacACTGAAAGGtacatttaaacaatttttataCAAATACACATTTAGTGCCTTCCAGAGTGTTAGGACCATTCCAACAATGTCCAGTTAGTTCCAAATATAAGAAACGCAGTTTACTTACTGCTTCAAATTAGTACTGGATTGTAAAACAGTGCTGAAATCTGATGTGCCATTTCCAGGAGGCCAGACAGAGAAATGCAAGTCCACTGACAAGTTTGTTCCAATTTATCTGCACTCAGAAATACACGTGCCATATGGCGTGCTTGTATCGACGCACCTCGCCTGTATGTCGGTtcggacaaaagcatctgctaaataaataaatgcaaatgtatcaCCTTTCGGCCAAAGCTTGTGTTGATAAAATTTACACCGTGGCAGTCGATTTTTCAATGAAGGAAAACCTGCGGCAATATTGCATTATTTGCCcagaaatgtaaataaatgtgtcctgcgatgggctggccccctgtccagggttgttccctgcctcgtgcccgttgcttccgggataggctccggagcCCCCGCGACCCGGTAGGATGAGcgggttggaagatggatggatggatgtaaataAATGCCTATAATTACCGTAATTATGTCACAGTCATAATCCATTTTAAATGTGTACATCTTGAGTATGCTGCGGGTCCTGTTACGGTGCCCGCTAAGTTGATAGGATCGAGTACAGTACGCTCCCTGCgttacgatatttcgactttacgatgggtaTGATTAATCAATGAATTACATGGGATATTCGACCCTTTACTATAAAATGTTATGTAAATGATTTTGCACAAccgtaggctaatgtaagtgttgtAAGCATGtataaggtaggctaggctaagCTATGATTTAGGtttgtttgttaggttaggtgtgctgtattaaaatgcattttttaccTTAAGACAGCTTTATTAGgacgtaaccccatcgtaacctggggagtGTCTGTAATTTTTAGTGCTCCGGCCAGGCTGCTACACCATGCTTTATGTATTAAATGCTGGCTGCCGCTTGAAAGCGCATTTTTTAGGATGTGTTACATTCCGACATGCAAACGCGTTAAGATGAAACTCAGCTTTCCTCATGCATTCTGCGCGCGTACCAGTTACAGTCCCATTCAAAGCCGTGCTACGTCAACCCTCAATCTTCCTGACCCTTTTATATCGGCAGGATAAAATGCTATCATTTTCATATCAAAGAAAATATTATGATTATGTTTAGAGGACGCACGCATCATATATAACCTCAGACATTTACTGCGAACATCTCACATTTCTGCTAAGCTCGTAACGTTTCAGGAATGTGGAATCGCGGTGCCAAAAGTATGGCCCGGCTtttaaaaggaaataaaacGTGCTGTTAATCACATTAAACTGCAAACACGTAAAGCCTGCGTCCGCATCTGAAGGCATAAGGGGTGCATTTTACAGACGGAGGGGAAAGTGCGCGATCACGCCCTGCTGCCTTTCACATCAGCGTCGACATCAAACGAGCGCCTGTTTCCCCAAATAAAAGCCCATACCTCCCAAAAAGGAACCCAAAATATACTCTGAATTAACCCCTTTTTTCACTACCATTACTCTACCTGCACCATACCAATATTCCATTTTCACTTTGGCTAATATAGCCGTCAGTTATAGTTACACAAACCGTTGAGAACAGAAGCATATATAAAAGTGTTGGACATGCGAGTATCGTATCTTATAAAATGAAAGCGTGGATCAAGGAAGGAAAACAAACGGGGAGATATATTCATCGGTGCCGTTTGAAGATAAAAAGTGTGCGCATAAGGCTGACGATCTATGGCACCGAGAAGGATGGCGGTCGTGAGCCGTGGCGGACCGCGGGCGCGCCCAGTCTGCAGCACAGCTGGGGCAGCCAGCGCGGCCCGGTGCCCCCGCGCGCACACCGCAGAGCTGCCACGCACATGTCAAATGCCGCCAGCAGCGCGCAAACTCTGCTAAAAAGGTAAAAGGCAGCGCACCCCCCGATCAGCGACAGATGGGCTCTGTAGGGACAGCGGAACAGTAAGCCTTTGAAAAAAGAACAATGATGCAAAAAGAGCTCGGGCTTATAATCCCCAAACTactgaaactaaaaaaaataaataaataaaaacagccaATATCCACCGGCTCTCTACGCGCAGGATCATAGGTACGAGCCATGAAATAGTACATATAAATGTTTTCCCAAAACTACTTTATAATGCTACTTGACAAACCTTTTTATTTGCATTGACCAGTGGGCAAATATATTTAATCTTTTTCCGTAAAGGCCTGACTATCAGtatgaaaattaatttaaaagagGTCTGATAGCCTCTGTTGTGGAAGTCACTGTCTGGCCTTAAACTAGTAAGAAATTAAAGCTTTTTTATGCCTCAGGACCAGGGTCAGCCTGACGAAGTGCTGTTCAGGGGGCACGTAAGGTGGACGAGGCACCGACTGGGTACCAGACTGCTGGATGTGCCCCCGGAACACTTTCAGGGGCCAGGAGCCTAGCAGCCAGACCCAGGCGTCCAGCGAGTGGCTCTGGGAACTCCTCAGCACGCACTCAGATGGCCAGATTTACCGCCCCCGTGGCGGATAAATGACAGAGCCCCCTGTTTATACAGCAAACTGTTCATAGTGGTGTGAGAGCAGTCTCAGAACCGGCCTGCTCACATGACCCTGAAACCGAGTCAAACATTTTGACAAGTAGCCTGTGAAACATCAGATGGCCTCAGGACAAGCAGTCGGGCCATCAGAACCGCTTCCGTGGTGCCCTGTTTGGCTCATAGTCGCCACATTTAGCCGATGGGTGTCAAGGGGCCCTGGGAATGCCTACTTAGCTGACAgaggtgtgggggtggggggctggcaGGCACTCGCACCTGAGCAAACAGCTCAGCACAACGTTCTGGGGCTCCATCATGCACAGAGCATGACTCCCGGGAGCTAACGGCACCATGAGACCAAACAGCACGTATGTGCCATGGCCGAGCCCTTCAGCCTCTTCAAACGGAACGGCTGGGGAAGCAGGGAGCTACCAGAATACCGTATTGTCCCTAAAATATGACATCATGAATCACTGTGGCCTCATTCTCTTCCAACCTGATTTCTAATTACTATACCCTGCTGCTGTACCTCAAAAAGTAGTGCATGATGTAACAATGCAAAGGTCATGGGTTTCAAACCCAGTGTTGACAGATAAATGACAACCCTTCCCTCTGCTACGAGTTGCTTAGGACAAAAGTGatagatatatttttttaa
The Paramormyrops kingsleyae isolate MSU_618 chromosome 13, PKINGS_0.4, whole genome shotgun sequence DNA segment above includes these coding regions:
- the fto gene encoding alpha-ketoglutarate-dependent dioxygenase FTO isoform X2, coding for MQSKQKRQKLLQELGGQRIPFLSPADSGFQQLWESSYPGLVLRRADGLPPDLHGRVQAALCSLRGRGCLLRDLVRVRGRDVFTSVSRALLGLPGYTYRYLNTRLFTIPWHSEEVEERKEGEQEDKSQGEALEEAENKDKACCDQELRAACKALWELNHFFCKDVYRIEEASDHEQGPKEAEAGGGSPQAQCSKGSPVTAQFNVTLLNYMDPTTMDQLKEEPYYGMGKMAVGWHHDENLVSFSSVAVYNYSCQDDKVEGGSSEDAGRAPWRLGLKVAWDINTPGLAVPLQTGDCYYLRDDLNRTHQHCVLAGEAARFSSTHRVAECSSGTLEYIRRRCEEALENMSTNPDTGARNLHSLSPSALQLSEEIHNEVEFEWLRQYWFQGRRYSRFCSWWNKPMEELEESWREMESMTQLTLAVAEDDSCEEQRRKEVAEALLPALTERQQHRLTWKERCESRLAQTLPPEEAPINRPYWCDGDPSMPLPFDLTDIISRVESLLWNLGAGADSLCSRGSAICPPAPWRLSVSLLFLLSNVNLRSPSCPGGVRIFQNVALFHAGLLPAHSMHVVA
- the fto gene encoding alpha-ketoglutarate-dependent dioxygenase FTO isoform X3, with protein sequence MKRSDSSEREKKRKRQKLLQELGGQRIPFLSPADSGFQQLWESSYPGLVLRRADGLPPDLHGRVQAALCSLRGRGCLLRDLVRVRGRDVFTSVSRALLGLPGYTYRYLNTRLFTIPWHSEEVEERKEGEQEDKSQGEALEEAENKDKACCDQELRAACKALWELNHFFCKDVYRIEEASDHEQGPKEAEAGGGSPQAQCSKGSPVTAQFNVTLLNYMDPTTMDQLKEEPYYGMGKMAVGWHHDENLVSFSSVAVYNYSCQDDKVEGGSSEDAGRAPWRLGLKVAWDINTPGLAVPLQTGDCYYLRDDLNRTHQHCVLAGEAARFSSTHRVAECSSGTLEYIRRRCEEALENMSTNPDTGARNLHSLSPSALQLSEEIHNEVEFEWLRQYWFQGRRYSRFCSWWNKPMEELEESWREMESMTQLTLAVAEDDSCEEQRRKEVAEALLPALTERQQHRLTWKERCESRLAQTLPPEEAPINRPYWCDGDPSMPLPFDLTDIISRVESLLWKL
- the fto gene encoding alpha-ketoglutarate-dependent dioxygenase FTO isoform X1, producing MKRSDSSEREKKRKRQKLLQELGGQRIPFLSPADSGFQQLWESSYPGLVLRRADGLPPDLHGRVQAALCSLRGRGCLLRDLVRVRGRDVFTSVSRALLGLPGYTYRYLNTRLFTIPWHSEEVEERKEGEQEDKSQGEALEEAENKDKACCDQELRAACKALWELNHFFCKDVYRIEEASDHEQGPKEAEAGGGSPQAQCSKGSPVTAQFNVTLLNYMDPTTMDQLKEEPYYGMGKMAVGWHHDENLVSFSSVAVYNYSCQDDKVEGGSSEDAGRAPWRLGLKVAWDINTPGLAVPLQTGDCYYLRDDLNRTHQHCVLAGEAARFSSTHRVAECSSGTLEYIRRRCEEALENMSTNPDTGARNLHSLSPSALQLSEEIHNEVEFEWLRQYWFQGRRYSRFCSWWNKPMEELEESWREMESMTQLTLAVAEDDSCEEQRRKEVAEALLPALTERQQHRLTWKERCESRLAQTLPPEEAPINRPYWCDGDPSMPLPFDLTDIISRVESLLWNLGAGADSLCSRGSAICPPAPWRLSVSLLFLLSNVNLRSPSCPGGVRIFQNVALFHAGLLPAHSMHVVA